Proteins from a genomic interval of Equus quagga isolate Etosha38 chromosome 11, UCLA_HA_Equagga_1.0, whole genome shotgun sequence:
- the CDRT4 gene encoding CMT1A duplicated region transcript 4 protein isoform X2: protein MERIDARKKKKEEELTENIGLPLNLLEKHNPWPAYVTYASPVVKKLIEKSKARELECMQALEESRRTLRQNKPFSVIQLKRKKSSKSSGNMLFKDTRSETMLSVWGTCSVSPMGPTVIPEPTHVHTDSRDSPTANYNKIIFARKPMMRMLPYGSLLVSKEKHPNV, encoded by the exons ATGGAGAGGATTGAtgcaagaaagaagaagaaagaggaag AACTCACAGAAAACATTGGGCTTCCCCTGAATCTGCTGGAAAAACATAACCCTTGGCCAGCCTATGTCACATATGCCTCCCCAGTTGTGAAAAAACTCATCGAGAAGAGCAAAGCTAGAGAACTGGAATGCATGCAAGCTCTGGAGGAAAGCCGACGGACATTAAGGCAGAACAAGCCTTTCAGTGTCATCCAACTGAAGAGGAAAAAGTCATCCAAGTCCTCTGGCAACATGCTGTTCAAGGACACGAGATCAGAGACCATGTTATCGGTGTGGGGCACCTGCTCTGTATCGCCCATGGGTCCCACTGTTATCCCAGAACCCACCCACGTTCATACAGATTCCAGAGACAGTCCCACCGCAAACTATAACAAAATCATCTTCGCTCGAAAACCTATGATGAGGATGCTTCCGTATGGCTCACTTCTGGTCAGCAAGGAGAAACATCCAAATGTTTAG